In Moorena sp. SIOASIH, the following proteins share a genomic window:
- a CDS encoding CHAT domain-containing protein, with the protein MKLAVSPISQSLSVLYVLTGILWVIPTIAQPIQSDGTTDTEVIQDGNRFDIDGGTRSGDGSNLFHSFQEFGLDQDQIVNFLSQPGIKNILNRVTGGNASLINGLIQVTGGNANLFLMNPAGIIFGADSQLNIPGSFTATTATGIGFGDNNWFSAFGSNDYFSLIGTPSVFRFETLGTPGAIINQGQLEVTPGNNLTLLGGTVISTGELAAQEGKITVAAVPGESLVKISQEGHLLNLEIHPLLTDQQSLTPVQLPELLTGADVGHATEFQDNGDGTVTLKDSGITLESGDVAAKKVTAETATLSAKNNLTLVESQLSTTKDLNLLAQNKVVVRDTLDNPFNAIAGGDLYIQGDLGIDILALNHPKTPFQSGGNLSLVSDGIISGDAHFASGGSFSILNLSGKPGNFLSFYDPIIISRGDVIFGDYTGASLKVESTGSIEGGNIEITQPDTTGSIPTSDPDFENLTQRRSLILRAGLSEDQLSNPVNLDPNQSVTVEGTEFSNLEENSSEGSITIGNIDTSSDQGDAGPVILSAQDDIIFRNNDGLIITTIRTTETGGSNSGDVTLETAEGSIQVNGETLRIITEASNGGDSGNITFNVPDSNNVNFDDIDINTQAQRSGNGGDIIVFAPDITSETDVEAIRAQIASNSRLDAIQGTGGEISINPGDPTDDGTGTPPDDGTVTPPDDGTVTPPDDGTVTPPDDSTVTPPDDSTVTPPDDSTVTPPDDSTVTPPDDSTVTPPDDSTVTPPDDGTVTPPDDVTVLPPDDSTVTPPDDGTVTPPDDGTVTPPDDGTVTPPDDGTVTPPDDGTVTPPDDVTVLPPDDGTVTPPDDGTVTPPDDGTVTPPDDGTATPPDDVTVLPPDDSTVTPPDDVTVLAPDYVTVVVQKDVAVSPQVDSTIPTPDNSSITPPEVPPPVEQPITLEATVKSDLVYGIEKAFTEEYQAYFLRQLKTKIYTQNDVRDRIRELEREKGLKTGVIYVSFVQNSLTLPGTRCQTPAIPAAEIDRRFGYRTSDLPSEPEKCLQQSDDQLELLLIKADGNPILRRVYNANRAEVLAVTRTFHRTLINPRNLDDKDHLKAAQQLYQWLIGPLESELKANKIESLIFAMDQGLRSLPLAALHDQKNYLVENYSVSLVPSLSLTYSRFSNVQSLRLLAMGASQFSDKEDLPWVKVELETIIDKKLWEGNYFLNESFTLENLKAQRKKRKFGIIHLATHAQFNRGAPENSYIQMWDKKLGLDELENLFYEPSVELLVLSACQTALGNREAELGFAGSAFQAGVDSTLATLWSVSDQGAMGLTTEFYRQLNKTPSKTEALRQAQLAMIRGNVRIENDHLYSSGKKIALSSELSGFGKQSFTHPYYWAAFLLVGDP; encoded by the coding sequence ATGAAATTAGCTGTGAGCCCAATTAGTCAATCCCTGAGCGTTCTCTATGTGTTGACAGGAATTCTTTGGGTTATACCGACAATAGCACAGCCGATTCAAAGCGATGGCACTACTGACACGGAAGTTATCCAAGATGGTAATCGCTTTGATATTGACGGAGGTACTCGATCAGGTGATGGCTCTAATCTATTTCACAGCTTTCAGGAGTTTGGTTTAGACCAAGACCAAATTGTTAATTTTTTGTCTCAACCCGGTATAAAAAACATTCTCAATCGGGTTACAGGTGGCAACGCTTCATTGATTAACGGTCTCATCCAAGTCACAGGGGGCAACGCCAACCTGTTTTTAATGAATCCAGCGGGGATAATTTTTGGTGCTGATTCCCAGCTGAACATTCCAGGATCATTCACCGCTACCACCGCTACAGGTATTGGCTTTGGTGATAATAATTGGTTTAGTGCCTTTGGTAGCAACGACTACTTTTCTTTAATTGGAACACCTAGTGTGTTTAGGTTCGAGACATTAGGTACACCAGGAGCCATTATCAATCAGGGCCAGCTAGAGGTGACACCAGGAAATAACCTAACCTTACTGGGTGGCACTGTGATCAGTACTGGAGAACTGGCAGCACAAGAGGGAAAAATTACGGTAGCTGCTGTACCAGGGGAAAGTTTAGTTAAAATTAGCCAAGAGGGGCACTTGCTCAATTTGGAAATTCACCCCCTACTCACTGACCAACAATCTTTGACACCTGTGCAATTGCCTGAACTTTTAACTGGCGCTGATGTAGGTCATGCCACAGAATTCCAGGATAATGGTGATGGTACTGTGACCTTGAAAGATTCAGGCATCACTTTGGAGTCTGGAGATGTAGCTGCTAAAAAAGTAACCGCAGAGACTGCAACCCTATCCGCGAAGAATAACCTGACTCTAGTAGAAAGCCAGCTGTCTACCACAAAAGACTTAAACCTACTGGCTCAGAATAAAGTGGTGGTAAGGGATACACTCGATAATCCCTTCAATGCTATAGCGGGAGGAGACCTCTACATTCAGGGGGATTTAGGCATTGATATTCTGGCACTGAATCATCCCAAGACACCCTTTCAGAGTGGCGGTAATCTCAGTTTAGTTAGTGATGGGATTATTTCCGGAGATGCTCACTTTGCCAGTGGTGGTAGTTTCTCGATTCTGAATTTATCTGGTAAACCAGGTAATTTTCTGAGCTTCTATGACCCGATTATTATCTCTAGAGGCGATGTCATCTTTGGGGATTATACAGGAGCTTCTCTGAAAGTAGAGTCTACCGGAAGTATTGAGGGGGGAAATATCGAGATCACACAGCCAGATACCACTGGCTCGATTCCCACTTCAGATCCAGATTTTGAGAATTTGACCCAACGCCGCTCTCTGATTTTGCGAGCAGGTTTGAGTGAGGATCAATTGAGTAATCCAGTTAATCTTGATCCTAATCAATCAGTCACCGTAGAGGGAACAGAATTCTCTAATCTCGAAGAGAATTCATCTGAAGGGAGTATCACTATTGGTAATATCGACACGAGTTCTGATCAGGGTGATGCTGGACCTGTAATCTTATCAGCTCAAGATGACATTATATTCCGTAATAATGATGGTTTGATTATTACCACGATCAGGACGACAGAAACAGGGGGTAGTAATTCTGGTGATGTAACCTTGGAAACTGCAGAGGGAAGCATTCAGGTAAATGGTGAGACTCTCAGAATTATTACCGAGGCATCAAACGGTGGTGATTCTGGTAACATAACCTTTAATGTTCCAGATTCAAACAATGTTAACTTTGATGATATTGATATCAACACACAAGCTCAGAGGAGTGGGAATGGTGGTGATATCATAGTCTTCGCTCCTGACATTACTAGCGAAACTGATGTAGAAGCAATACGAGCACAAATAGCATCTAACTCACGGTTAGATGCTATCCAAGGTACAGGAGGAGAGATTAGTATTAATCCGGGAGATCCAACGGATGATGGCACAGGTACACCACCGGATGATGGCACAGTCACACCACCGGATGATGGCACAGTCACACCACCGGATGATGGCACAGTCACACCACCGGATGACTCAACGGTTACACCACCGGATGACTCAACGGTTACACCACCGGATGACTCAACGGTTACACCACCGGATGACTCAACGGTTACACCACCGGATGACTCAACGGTTACACCACCGGATGACTCAACGGTTACACCACCGGATGATGGCACAGTTACACCACCAGATGATGTAACAGTCCTACCACCGGATGACTCAACGGTTACACCACCGGATGATGGCACAGTCACACCACCAGATGATGGCACAGTTACACCACCGGATGATGGCACAGTTACACCACCGGATGATGGCACAGTCACACCACCGGATGATGGCACAGTCACACCACCGGATGATGTTACAGTCCTACCACCGGATGATGGCACAGTTACACCACCGGATGATGGCACAGTTACACCACCGGATGATGGCACAGTTACACCACCGGATGATGGCACAGCTACACCACCAGATGATGTTACAGTCCTACCACCCGATGACTCAACGGTTACACCACCGGATGATGTTACAGTCCTAGCGCCAGATTATGTAACGGTTGTAGTACAGAAGGATGTAGCAGTTTCACCACAGGTAGACTCAACAATCCCCACACCGGATAACTCATCAATAACACCACCAGAGGTTCCACCACCGGTAGAGCAACCAATCACACTAGAGGCGACCGTTAAAAGTGACCTAGTGTATGGCATAGAAAAAGCCTTCACAGAAGAATATCAGGCATACTTTCTGCGACAGCTCAAGACCAAAATTTATACTCAGAATGATGTGCGCGATCGCATTCGTGAGCTTGAGCGGGAGAAGGGTCTCAAGACTGGGGTTATTTATGTCAGTTTTGTCCAAAACTCCCTGACATTGCCAGGAACGCGATGCCAAACTCCGGCAATCCCAGCAGCCGAAATTGACCGACGATTTGGTTACCGAACCTCTGATCTACCTTCAGAACCGGAAAAATGCTTACAACAAAGCGATGACCAGCTAGAACTGTTGCTGATCAAAGCAGACGGTAATCCAATTCTGCGGCGAGTCTATAACGCCAATCGTGCTGAAGTCCTAGCTGTGACCAGGACTTTTCATCGAACACTGATAAATCCCCGAAACTTGGATGATAAGGATCATCTCAAAGCAGCTCAGCAACTTTACCAATGGCTGATCGGACCGTTGGAGTCTGAGTTAAAAGCTAATAAGATCGAGAGCCTGATATTTGCCATGGATCAGGGTTTGCGCTCTCTACCCCTGGCTGCTCTGCACGATCAAAAGAACTATCTAGTAGAAAATTATAGTGTCAGCCTGGTGCCTAGCCTTAGTTTGACCTATTCTCGGTTTAGCAATGTTCAATCCTTGCGACTGCTGGCGATGGGAGCCTCCCAATTTTCTGATAAAGAGGATTTGCCTTGGGTAAAAGTCGAGTTAGAAACAATTATCGACAAAAAACTGTGGGAAGGTAACTATTTTCTCAACGAAAGCTTCACTCTGGAAAATTTAAAGGCTCAACGAAAAAAGCGGAAATTTGGCATCATTCACTTAGCTACCCATGCTCAGTTTAATCGAGGAGCTCCTGAAAATTCTTATATTCAAATGTGGGACAAAAAACTGGGGCTCGATGAACTGGAAAATCTGTTTTATGAGCCATCAGTAGAGTTGTTGGTACTCAGCGCTTGCCAAACGGCTTTGGGAAATCGGGAAGCAGAGTTAGGTTTTGCTGGATCAGCGTTTCAGGCAGGGGTTGACTCCACTCTAGCAACCCTTTGGTCTGTCAGTGACCAAGGGGCTATGGGGCTGACTACAGAGTTTTACCGTCAGTTGAACAAGACACCGAGTAAAACTGAAGCCTTGCGACAGGCACAGTTGGCAATGATTCGAGGCAATGTCCGGATCGAGAATGATCACTTATATAGCTCTGGCAAGAAAATTGCTTTATCCTCAGAATTGTCAGGATTTGGAAAACAAAGCTTTACGCATCCCTATTATTGGGCTGCTTTCCTGCTAGTTGGTGATCCGTGA
- the mnmE gene encoding tRNA uridine-5-carboxymethylaminomethyl(34) synthesis GTPase MnmE, with translation MFESETIAAIATAVVPQQGSIGIVRLSGRDAIAIARTLFQAPGRQAWESHRILYGYVRHPKTQQLVDEALLLIMQAPRSYTREDVVEFHCHGGIMPVQKVLQLCLEQGARLAQPGEFTLRAFLNGRLDLTQAESVADLVGSRSPAAVQAALAGLQGKLATPIREARATCLDILAEIEARIDFEEDLPPLDQGAIVAQLNNILTEVSRLLATADQGELLRTGLKVVILGRPNVGKSSLLNAWSRCDRAIVTDLPGTTRDVVESQLVVGGIPVQVLDTAGIRETADQVEKIGVERSRSAAMAADLVLLVIEATTGWSAGDQEIYQQVQERPVILVINKTDLASESTESTVCYPNTIEQVVKTAAAYNQGIDALEKAILDAVNRGNLQAADLDLAINQRQAAALTRAKMSLEQVQETIAQELPLDFWTIDLRGAIQALGEITGEEVTESVLDRIFSRFCIGK, from the coding sequence ATGTTCGAGAGTGAAACGATTGCTGCGATCGCAACAGCAGTTGTCCCCCAACAAGGGAGTATCGGTATAGTGCGACTGTCAGGAAGGGATGCGATCGCAATTGCCCGTACTTTATTCCAGGCACCGGGGCGTCAGGCTTGGGAGAGTCACCGGATTCTCTACGGCTATGTGCGCCATCCCAAAACCCAACAGCTAGTGGATGAGGCATTGCTGCTGATTATGCAAGCTCCCCGTTCCTACACTCGTGAAGATGTGGTAGAGTTCCATTGCCACGGTGGGATCATGCCCGTCCAAAAAGTGTTGCAATTGTGCCTCGAACAAGGAGCGAGATTAGCACAGCCAGGAGAATTTACCCTACGGGCATTTTTGAATGGGCGTTTGGATTTGACTCAGGCAGAAAGTGTTGCGGACTTAGTGGGGTCTCGCTCCCCAGCAGCCGTTCAAGCCGCCCTAGCTGGGTTGCAGGGCAAGCTCGCCACACCCATTCGGGAAGCCAGAGCTACTTGCCTGGATATTTTGGCAGAAATTGAGGCTCGAATTGATTTTGAGGAGGATTTACCACCCCTTGATCAAGGCGCAATTGTGGCTCAACTTAACAATATCTTAACAGAAGTATCCCGACTATTAGCCACAGCGGATCAGGGTGAGCTATTGCGCACGGGCTTAAAAGTGGTAATCCTTGGGCGACCCAATGTCGGAAAATCGAGTTTATTGAATGCTTGGAGTCGATGCGATCGCGCTATTGTAACTGACCTTCCTGGTACCACTAGGGATGTGGTGGAATCTCAGTTAGTGGTAGGGGGAATCCCGGTACAGGTACTCGATACAGCAGGAATTCGCGAAACTGCTGACCAAGTCGAGAAGATTGGAGTAGAGCGATCTCGTAGTGCAGCCATGGCGGCTGACTTGGTATTACTGGTGATTGAAGCAACCACTGGCTGGAGTGCAGGGGACCAGGAAATTTACCAACAGGTGCAAGAACGTCCCGTAATTCTAGTGATTAACAAAACTGACCTGGCCAGTGAATCTACTGAATCTACCGTATGCTATCCTAATACTATAGAGCAGGTAGTGAAGACAGCAGCTGCCTATAATCAAGGGATTGATGCTCTGGAGAAGGCAATTCTTGACGCAGTAAATCGTGGCAACCTGCAAGCCGCTGATTTAGATTTAGCGATTAACCAACGACAAGCTGCTGCCTTGACGCGGGCGAAAATGTCTCTTGAGCAAGTGCAAGAAACTATTGCGCAAGAGTTACCCTTAGATTTTTGGACGATTGATTTGCGTGGAGCAATTCAAGCCTTGGGAGAAATTACAGGAGAGGAAGTAACCGAATCAGTGCTTGACCGCATTTTCAGCCGTTTCTGTATTGGGAAGTAA
- a CDS encoding TauD/TfdA family dioxygenase: MLTYQASKLPKFDKSITDYQNFLEQNHFIYVETEDPNFDWIEFSKLVTGGELILQYGKPIFYVRYEPELMKFSDARGERRLLPHTEASDYQTPPNYLALWCKKPSDCGGGMTTLAYVQGFLKTLTEEEKKKLMETRHHFGATRGVHANRTKGAIHPILSFEGKKPVLRFSCNYIKYGDYSPDPENLKPFTPEPFLGEIADRFLAYYEENHMAIRMKQYSLLLWDNKCIAHSRTTYSDPTRELQRIFLR, from the coding sequence ATGTTAACTTATCAGGCAAGTAAATTGCCAAAATTTGATAAATCAATTACTGATTATCAGAACTTTCTGGAGCAAAACCACTTTATTTATGTGGAAACTGAAGACCCCAATTTTGACTGGATCGAATTTTCAAAATTGGTCACAGGTGGTGAGTTAATCCTGCAATATGGGAAACCAATATTCTATGTCAGATATGAACCAGAATTGATGAAATTTTCCGATGCCAGAGGTGAAAGGCGTTTGCTTCCTCATACGGAAGCCAGCGATTATCAAACCCCACCGAACTATCTAGCGCTTTGGTGCAAAAAGCCTTCTGATTGTGGTGGTGGGATGACCACGTTGGCTTATGTCCAAGGATTCCTGAAGACTCTTACGGAAGAAGAAAAGAAAAAACTCATGGAGACTCGACACCATTTTGGTGCCACGAGGGGAGTCCACGCCAACCGCACCAAGGGAGCAATTCATCCCATCCTCTCATTTGAGGGTAAGAAGCCTGTTTTGCGCTTTTCTTGTAACTATATTAAATACGGTGACTACAGCCCCGATCCAGAGAACCTAAAGCCCTTTACTCCCGAGCCGTTTTTGGGAGAAATTGCCGACCGATTTCTAGCGTATTACGAGGAAAATCACATGGCTATTCGGATGAAGCAATACTCATTGTTGCTTTGGGACAACAAATGTATAGCACATTCAAGAACCACCTATAGCGACCCCACTCGAGAATTACAACGCATCTTCTTACGGTAA
- the ectB gene encoding diaminobutyrate--2-oxoglutarate transaminase, whose translation MRIFNQLESNVRSYCRLFPTVFKKAQGAVLEDKEGIKYIDFLSGVGTLNYGHNNPQLKQRLLGYLESDGIVHGLDLATVAKEEFLEAFEAIILKPRQLNYKVQFPGPTGTNAVEAALKLTRNITGRETVIAFSNGYHGVTLGSLATTANISQRDAAGLTTTGVTFIPYDGYLGSDIDTTEYLDKVLSDRGSGVALPAAVIVETIQGAGGVNVASFEWLRSLEKVCRKHDVLLVVDDIQVGCGRTGSFFSFEQVGISPDIVTISKSLSGFGLPFSLVLIKPELDQWKPGQHSGTFRGPNLAFVTAKAALEIYWQDDSLSASVKQKGTIMQLRLEQIAKNNWEAGFSVRGRGMIQGLDCKDGNLANKIIRTAFANGLIMETAGAQGQVIRCLPPLTIPEEVLEKGLDLLENSVNEVMHETVSKKLVDLGASV comes from the coding sequence ATGAGAATCTTCAATCAATTGGAATCCAATGTGCGAAGCTACTGCCGTTTATTTCCCACGGTGTTTAAGAAAGCACAAGGAGCTGTTCTAGAAGATAAAGAAGGTATTAAGTACATTGACTTCCTCAGTGGAGTCGGTACGCTCAATTACGGACATAACAACCCACAACTCAAACAACGACTGCTGGGTTATCTGGAGTCCGACGGTATTGTCCATGGTCTCGATTTAGCAACGGTAGCGAAAGAGGAGTTTCTCGAAGCTTTTGAAGCCATTATCCTCAAACCCAGGCAATTGAATTACAAAGTTCAGTTTCCTGGACCAACAGGAACCAATGCTGTAGAAGCAGCTCTAAAACTGACCCGCAACATAACGGGACGCGAAACGGTCATTGCCTTTTCCAATGGCTATCATGGCGTAACCCTAGGTTCCTTAGCAACAACTGCCAACATTTCCCAGCGAGACGCTGCAGGACTCACCACCACAGGCGTAACTTTTATACCCTATGATGGGTACTTGGGTTCGGATATTGATACTACAGAGTACCTAGACAAAGTCCTTTCTGACAGAGGTAGTGGAGTAGCGCTTCCAGCAGCAGTGATTGTAGAAACAATTCAGGGAGCAGGTGGGGTCAATGTAGCCAGCTTTGAGTGGTTGCGATCGCTTGAAAAAGTCTGTCGTAAACATGATGTGCTTTTAGTTGTAGACGACATCCAAGTGGGATGCGGACGGACTGGTTCCTTTTTCAGCTTTGAACAAGTAGGTATTTCCCCTGACATTGTTACTATCTCCAAATCCTTGAGTGGATTCGGTCTTCCTTTCTCATTGGTACTGATCAAACCAGAATTAGACCAGTGGAAACCAGGTCAACACAGCGGCACCTTCAGAGGACCTAACCTAGCCTTTGTTACCGCCAAAGCAGCCTTGGAAATTTATTGGCAAGACGACAGTTTGTCAGCCTCCGTTAAACAGAAAGGAACTATAATGCAGCTCCGATTGGAGCAGATCGCAAAAAATAACTGGGAGGCCGGTTTTTCCGTTAGAGGCAGGGGCATGATTCAGGGCTTAGACTGCAAAGATGGAAACCTAGCTAATAAAATCATCCGGACAGCCTTTGCTAATGGGCTAATCATGGAAACAGCTGGCGCACAGGGGCAGGTGATTCGATGTCTGCCGCCTTTAACAATTCCTGAAGAAGTATTAGAGAAAGGGCTAGACCTCCTCGAAAATAGTGTTAACGAAGTTATGCATGAGACAGTCTCTAAAAAATTAGTTGATTTAGGAGCATCGGTTTAA
- a CDS encoding glutamate cyclase domain-containing protein, whose product MTAAFGNSPEVLTRIEKIENICGRDIGNGIEPLVEAAKGGLLGAARSIAEHPSPHVAIITGFFIPHGTPPAAENDGPIGCAHLAAGLLRVGIPVRLVTDPLCLNAVKVAARAAGIPAQIPFDVVPVDAGSAEDPSVSSIVNLWKSAEPPVSHVISIERAGPSYDGTVRNINGDDITVHTAPLHFLFTLSEIISIGIGDLGNELGMGTLSQELIAKNIKHGERIACYIPCHHPIVCGVSNWGAMGLLTALALLRPDLKSKLTKGLTLETDKQILTTLVNEGAAIDGDTGLQALTIETLPWEYHGKVLAEILEAAGLTNSV is encoded by the coding sequence ATGACTGCTGCATTTGGAAATTCTCCAGAAGTCTTAACCCGGATAGAAAAAATTGAAAACATCTGTGGACGGGATATAGGTAATGGTATAGAGCCCCTTGTGGAAGCTGCCAAGGGGGGGCTGCTTGGTGCAGCTCGTTCGATTGCCGAACATCCATCCCCCCATGTGGCTATTATTACAGGCTTTTTTATTCCCCACGGCACTCCTCCGGCAGCGGAAAATGATGGCCCCATCGGTTGCGCTCACCTAGCAGCGGGATTACTTAGAGTTGGAATCCCTGTACGTCTGGTTACCGATCCTTTATGTCTTAATGCTGTCAAGGTTGCTGCTCGGGCTGCAGGAATACCTGCTCAAATTCCTTTTGATGTAGTTCCTGTCGATGCAGGGAGTGCAGAAGATCCCTCCGTTTCTTCTATTGTGAATTTATGGAAAAGTGCCGAACCACCAGTTTCCCATGTTATCTCCATTGAAAGAGCAGGCCCGAGTTACGATGGTACTGTCCGAAATATAAATGGGGATGATATCACTGTTCATACTGCTCCTTTACATTTCCTATTTACCCTCAGTGAAATCATCTCCATCGGCATTGGTGATTTGGGCAATGAACTTGGTATGGGAACACTCTCTCAAGAGCTAATTGCCAAAAACATCAAGCATGGAGAACGAATCGCCTGTTATATTCCTTGCCATCACCCGATCGTTTGCGGTGTATCAAATTGGGGAGCAATGGGCTTACTCACTGCTCTTGCTTTACTCCGACCGGACTTAAAATCTAAGTTAACTAAGGGATTAACCTTAGAGACCGATAAACAGATTTTGACAACTCTGGTTAATGAGGGAGCAGCGATAGATGGAGATACGGGATTGCAAGCTCTCACAATTGAGACTTTACCCTGGGAATATCATGGCAAAGTGTTGGCAGAAATTTTAGAAGCCGCCGGTTTGACAAACTCAGTTTGA
- the ectB gene encoding diaminobutyrate--2-oxoglutarate transaminase codes for MNIFTKLESEVRSYCRLFPTVFTKAVGDTLIDESGRTYIDFLAGAGALNYGHNNPKLKKRLLEYIESDAITHSLDMFTSAKQQFLERFEEVILIPRGLNYKVMFTGPTGTNSAEAALKLARKVTGRKTVICFTKGYHGHTLGALAVTPNPTYQKAAGIPLGNVLTVPFEDKNGTKDDSLDYLEKLVDDLSLNQEKPAAVILETVQSEGGINVASVPWLQRLAQITQEREILLIVDDIKVGCGRTGPFFSFERAGLKPDLVCLAKSLSAYGNPMAVVLIRPDLDCWKPGEHSGTFRGNNLAFVTATAALDEYWETDTFAQEIADKGEVMKKRLKDMIARYPEVGGEHRGLGLIQGIACEQKGLAKKVSNEAFKRGLIFESMGVNKEVINLQSTLTIDPDTLTQGLDILEESIGAALSN; via the coding sequence ATGAACATTTTCACCAAGCTTGAGTCAGAAGTCCGAAGCTACTGTCGATTGTTTCCAACAGTCTTTACCAAGGCAGTGGGAGATACCTTGATAGATGAGAGTGGGCGTACTTATATAGATTTCTTGGCAGGTGCCGGTGCCCTCAACTACGGACATAATAACCCCAAACTCAAAAAGCGTCTGCTGGAATACATTGAGTCAGATGCTATCACCCACAGCCTCGATATGTTCACCTCTGCCAAGCAGCAGTTTCTCGAACGTTTCGAGGAAGTAATCTTAATACCGCGAGGACTAAACTATAAAGTTATGTTTACCGGTCCTACAGGGACTAATTCTGCGGAGGCTGCTTTGAAGCTAGCCCGTAAAGTGACTGGTCGAAAAACAGTCATCTGTTTTACCAAAGGCTACCACGGTCATACTTTAGGTGCCCTAGCTGTTACACCTAATCCGACCTATCAAAAGGCTGCGGGCATTCCCCTCGGTAATGTCTTAACGGTTCCGTTTGAGGATAAAAATGGCACCAAAGACGACAGTCTTGATTACTTAGAAAAACTGGTTGATGACCTGAGCCTAAATCAGGAAAAACCGGCAGCTGTTATCCTAGAAACCGTTCAATCTGAAGGCGGGATTAATGTTGCTAGTGTTCCTTGGCTTCAACGCCTTGCCCAGATCACTCAAGAGCGAGAAATTTTGCTAATTGTTGATGATATTAAAGTGGGATGTGGTCGAACTGGTCCTTTCTTTAGCTTTGAGCGGGCAGGGTTAAAACCTGATTTAGTTTGTCTGGCTAAATCTTTAAGCGCCTATGGAAACCCGATGGCTGTGGTGCTAATTCGACCTGATTTAGACTGTTGGAAACCAGGGGAACACAGTGGTACTTTCCGAGGCAATAATCTAGCCTTTGTGACTGCCACAGCTGCTCTCGACGAGTACTGGGAGACAGATACTTTTGCCCAGGAAATCGCGGACAAAGGTGAGGTAATGAAAAAGCGACTCAAAGACATGATCGCTCGTTATCCAGAAGTCGGGGGTGAACATCGAGGACTTGGTTTGATTCAAGGAATCGCCTGTGAACAAAAGGGGCTGGCTAAAAAAGTTAGTAATGAAGCTTTCAAGCGGGGTTTAATCTTTGAATCGATGGGAGTGAACAAAGAAGTGATTAATCTTCAGTCTACATTAACGATTGATCCCGACACTTTGACCCAAGGGCTAGATATTTTGGAGGAAAGCATTGGAGCTGCGCTCTCAAACTGA
- a CDS encoding class I SAM-dependent methyltransferase, translated as MQKSRFTEAQTEALFDDRERDQRFRSFWDPEGSLHWGYFENLAKARPEDFVPGCKRWDEYMLAQSGITADSRVLEVACGNGNAAVWLAQQTGCEVVGIDISSSYIENARAKASNFPSLRVSFQKESATNLPFPDGSFTHAWSQGALYHIHELDKALAEVHRVLGVGGIFLFDDLVTPIEEVSEAARKYVYNRLLFEPTFSPEVYAEKLTQIGFNVLQIKDLSQHLKKSYELVSELAREGYPDLSAAFKKTQEAIAAGELGWCFCLCEKVSDD; from the coding sequence ATGCAAAAAAGTAGATTTACCGAAGCTCAGACCGAGGCATTGTTTGATGATCGCGAACGAGACCAACGTTTCCGCAGTTTCTGGGATCCAGAAGGCAGTCTCCACTGGGGTTATTTCGAAAACTTAGCCAAGGCTCGGCCTGAGGACTTTGTGCCAGGCTGCAAGCGCTGGGATGAATATATGCTGGCACAGAGCGGTATTACTGCCGACTCCCGGGTACTAGAAGTTGCTTGTGGAAATGGCAACGCTGCCGTTTGGCTGGCTCAGCAAACGGGATGTGAGGTAGTAGGAATCGATATCAGTAGCAGTTATATCGAGAATGCTCGAGCTAAGGCTAGTAATTTCCCCTCTTTGCGGGTGAGCTTCCAAAAGGAATCAGCCACTAACCTACCTTTCCCAGATGGCTCCTTTACCCATGCCTGGAGTCAAGGCGCTCTTTACCACATCCACGAGCTTGATAAAGCTCTGGCGGAGGTTCACCGTGTCCTAGGGGTAGGAGGCATCTTCCTGTTTGATGACTTGGTAACACCAATTGAGGAAGTTAGTGAGGCAGCCCGCAAGTACGTTTACAACCGACTGCTGTTTGAGCCGACATTTAGCCCCGAAGTCTATGCAGAAAAACTCACTCAGATCGGATTTAACGTTTTGCAGATCAAGGACTTGAGCCAACACCTGAAAAAGAGTTACGAATTGGTGTCCGAGCTGGCTCGGGAGGGCTATCCAGATTTGAGCGCTGCCTTTAAGAAAACCCAGGAGGCAATTGCCGCTGGTGAGTTAGGCTGGTGCTTTTGCCTCTGTGAAAAGGTTAGTGATGACTAA